The Arctopsyche grandis isolate Sample6627 chromosome 10, ASM5162203v2, whole genome shotgun sequence genome window below encodes:
- the LOC143918217 gene encoding uncharacterized protein LOC143918217, which translates to MELEVDLSNKHIYIDGHFRGEVGIDTFLLSTQSYFNNTLNNVKWTWKIFGEKKIINGKTHMTITKFGMRPEVGHMMVTVPDVFKGSPELAKLVQDLSQAYWSTVYRELLPIVELTWNKIGVKMSNKIFNKIPYEELFPVSLKH; encoded by the exons ATGGAACTGGAAGTGGACTTATCGAACAAACACATTTACATTGATGGTCATTTCCGCGGTGAAGTAGGCATTGATACGTTCCTGTTGAGTACCCAAAGCTATTTCAATAATACACTGA ATAATGTTAAGTGGACATGGAAAATATTTGGGGAGAAGAAAATTATAAACGGGAAAACTCACATGACCATTACAAAGTTTGGGATGAGACCTGAAGTAGGTCATATGATGGTGACAGTGCCTGATGTTTTCAAAGGCAGCCCTGAATTAG CTAAATTAGTTCAAGATTTGTCTCAAGCATACTGGAGCACCGTTTATCGAGAATTGTTGCCAATTGTTGAATTAACTTGGAACAAAATTGGAGTCAAAATGtccaacaaaatatttaataagatTCCTTATGAGGAATTGTTTCCTGTTAGCTTAAAACATTGA